A single window of Eleginops maclovinus isolate JMC-PN-2008 ecotype Puerto Natales chromosome 19, JC_Emac_rtc_rv5, whole genome shotgun sequence DNA harbors:
- the d2hgdh gene encoding D-2-hydroxyglutarate dehydrogenase, mitochondrial — MAGIFQRSLRLQRALRHLVPQSPLSSTVTARHSPLDLHCPFLPSTSWQFGICCRKLHTGKDGPKPSPAAAPDRLPFSRITQEDLAFFRKILPGRAVTDPDLLESSNVDWLKTVKGSSELLLRPQTTEEVSQILKYCNSRNLAVNPQGGNTGLVGGSVPVYDEIILSTGLMNNILTFDSISGILTCQAGCVLETLSLHLEERDYIMPLDLGAKGSCHIGGNVATNAGGLRLLRYGSLHGTVLGLEVVLADGRVLDCLATLRKDNTGYDLKQLFIGSEGTLGVITAVSILCPKKPKSVNVVFLGCETFEQLLKTFQLSRGMLGEILSAFEFLDSECMRLLNTHLKLHNPISDCPFYVVIETSGSDSTHDGEKLHNFLEEAMTSLLVTDGTVATEDSKIRALWSMRERVTEALTHDGFTYKYDISLPVERIYQLVTDMREHLGDRAKSVVGYGHVGDGNLHLNVTSAAKDPALLAAIEPFVYEWTAGCNGSISAEHGLGLKKRNYIYYSKPSSAVSLMGNIKAMLDPKGILNPYKTLPDDLK, encoded by the exons ATGGCAGGGATCTTCCAAAGATCACTAAGGCTGCAGAGAGCCCTCAGGCATCTTGTCCCCCAAAGCCCCCTCTCATCGACAGTCACAGCGAGACATTCACCTCTGGACCTCCACTGCCCATTTCTGCCCTCTACCTCATGGCAGTTTGGAATCTGCTGTCGAAAGCTGCACACTGGGAAGGACGGGCCCAAGCCGTCCCCTGCTGCAGCCCCAGACAGGCTGCCTTTCTCCAGAATAACGCAGGAAGATTTAGCCTTTTTCAGGAAGATCCTACCAGGCAGAGCCGTCACTGACCCGGACCTGCTGGAGTCCAGTAATGTGGATTGGCTCAAGACAGTGAAAG GTTCCAGTGAGTTGTTGCTGAGACCTCAAACAACTGAAGAAGTTTCTCAAATTCTCAA GTATTGTAACAGTCGTAACCTGGCAGTGAACCCTCAAGGAGGCAACACTGGGCTGGTTGGGGGCAGCGTGCCGGTTTATGATGAAATCATCCTCTCCACTGGCCTTATGAACAACATCCTCACCTTTGACAGCATCTCTG GCATTCTGACCTGTCAGGCAGGCTGTGTCTTGGAGACATTGTCCCTTCACCTGGAAGAGAGAGACTACATTATGCCACTTGATCTGGGTGCAAAAGGCAGTTGCCATATTGGGGGAAACGTGGCAACGAATGCAGGTGGACTCCGGCTGCTGCGATACGGCTCCTTACACGGGACTGTGCTGGGTCTGGAAGTG GTGTTGGCAGATGGGCGAGTGCTGGACTGCTTGGCCACGCTGCGGAAAGACAACACAGGATATGACCTCAAACAGCTGTTCATAGGCTCTGAGGGCACACTGGGGGTCATCACTGCAGTGTCCATCCTCTGTCCAAAGAAACCCAAATCTGTTAATGTGGTTTTTCTTG GCTGCGAGACGTTTGAGCAGCTGCTGAAGACATTTCAGCTCTCCAGAGGCATGCTGGGAGAAATTCTATCAGCCTTTGAATTCCTGGACAGTGAGTGTATGAGGCTGCTGAATACACACCTCAAACTACACAATCCCATCTCTG ATTGTCCGTTCTACGTCGTCATCGAAACATCTGGATCCGACTCAACACATGACGGGGAGAAACTCCACAATTTCTTAGAGGAGGCAATGACGTCATTGTTGGTTACTGATGGGACTGTGGCAACTGAAGACTCAAAAATAAGG GCTCTATGGTCAATGCGTGAGCGTGTCACCGAGGCGCTGACTCATGACGGCTTCACCTATAAGTACGACATCTCACTTCCTGTGGAGCGGATCTACCAGCTGGTTACGGACATGAGGGAGCACCTGGGGGACCGAGCCAAGAGTGTGGTGGGATACGGACACGTAG GTGATGGAAATCTCCACTTGAATGTGACCTCTGCTGCCAAGGACCCCGCTCTTCTCGCTGCCATCGAGCCCTTCGTGTACGAGTGGACGGCTGGCTGTAACGGCAGCATCAGTGCAGAGCACGGCCTGGGCCTGAAGAAGAGGAACTACATCTACTACAGCAAACCCAGCTCGGCTGTGTCTCTGATGGGGAACATCAAGGCCATGCTGGACCCTAAGGGCATCCTCAACCCATACAAGACTCTACCGGACGACCTTAAATGA